Within the Desulfurellaceae bacterium genome, the region GCGTTTCTTGCGTATCGGCATGCTCAGTAGCCCATCGTGGACAGGAATTCCTGCAGGCTGCGGGTGGTCAGGTGCAGATACATGTTGTGCTTTTTCTGATTGCCCAGGGTATCCGACGGCTGGCCGCTGTAGTTATGGCCGGGAAACAGGACGGTCTCGTCGACCAGTTTCGACAGGGTCTGCAGGCTGTGGTACATGTCTTCCGGGCTGCTGCCGGGCAGGTCGATGCGGCCGCACGAGTTGATGAACAGCGTATCCCCGGCCACCAGGTTGTGGCCGATCAGAAAACACTGTGAGCCCGGGGTGTGGCCGGGCGTGTGGATGAAGGTGACCTCAAGGCTGCCGACCGTGGTCGTATCGCCGCCCTCGACCTTGACCAGGTCGGAGTCGGACAGGCCGGCGATGCGGTTCAGGAATTCAGCCTCGGCCTTGTGAACATAGACCTTGGCCTTGACCTGTTCCAACAGCTCGGCCGCGCCCTGAATATGGTGGCCGGAAAACTCGCCGCCCAGATGATCCTGATGGTAGTGGGTGACGAGCGCCTTGCTGATCGTGTAGCCGTCCTCTTGGGCGACATTAACCAGGGCCGGAATATCCCAGGCCGCGTCAATCACCAGCGCCTCGCGGGTGTCCGGGTCGCCGATGAGATAGGCGAAGTTCTGCATCGGCCCGATTTCGATCTGCTTGAAATAGATACGCGCTTCAGCCATGGCTCGGCCTTTCGTGGGTCAGGTCTGGCGGGTCTTGCTCACCCGCTTGGTCCGGTCGTGGCCGCGCAAGCCGCGCTCCCACAGATACTCCGGCTCGCCCAGATGGGTGCTCACCCAGCGCGACAGCACGAACAGCAGGTCGCTCAGGCGGTTGACATATTTGAGCGGCCAGGGGCTCAGGTCTTCCTCGCGCGACAGTCGCACGATATCGCGCTCGGCCCGCCGACACACGGTCCGCGCCTGGTGCAGAAAGCCACCGACCTTGCCGCCACCGGGCAGGACAAACGAGTTGAGCGCTTGCAGGTCTTTCTGCAGCCGATCAATCATCCGCTCCAGAGCCCGGACCTCGCGCTGACCGACCCGAAACATGCCCTCGTAGGAAAAATCCGACGGCGTGGCCAGCTCGCTGCCCAGGTCAAACAGCTGGTTTTGCAGCCGGCGGAAGATTTTATCCAGCTCCTTGGACGCTTTGAGGTCGTCCTTGAGATCGTCGTTGAAGACCCGGGCCAGTCCCAGGACGGCGTTCAGTTCATCGACCGTGCCGTAGGCCTCGACCCGCGCGGCGTCTTTGGCGACTTGCTGACCGCCGACCAGCTTGGTCAAGCCGGCGTCGCCGCTGCGGGTGTAGACCTTGGTGATGCGAATAGCCATTACACGCCAAGGCGCCGTTTCAGCGAGTCGTGTTCCTGCCACATGGCCTGCGGCATGCGATCCCCGAACTGGGTGAAGAACTCCTTCTGGCCCTCCGTGGCGTGCTTCCAGCCCTCACGGTCGACCGACAGGAGTTCTGCCATGGTCTCGGGTGTCACGTCCAGCCCGCTGGTGTCGATGTCTTTGGGATAGGGCAGGTAGCCGATCTCGGTTTCGCGCGCCTCGACCTCGCCGTGGACGCGGCTCAGCACCCAGCGCAGGGCGCGCAGGTTTTCCCCGAAGCCGGGCCACAGGTATTCGAGGTTTTCGGACATGCGGAACCAGTTGACGCGGAAAATCTTGGGCGGGTTGGCGATCCGCGTACCCATATCCATCCAGTGCCCGAAATAGTCGCCCATGTTGTAGCCGCAGAAGGGCAGCATGGCCATGGGATCACGCCGGATCACCCCGACCTTGCCGGTGGCCGCAGCGGTCGTCTCGGACGCCATGGTCGAGCCCAGAAAGACGCCGTGCTGCCAGTTCAGGGACTGGAACACCAGGGGGATCAGGCCGGCCCGCCGGCCGCCGAACAGGATGGCCGAAATCGGCACGCCCTGGGGGCTTTCCCACTCCGGCGACATAACCGGACACTGCCGCGCCGGGGTGGTGAAGCGTGAGTTCGGATGGGCGGCCTTGGTCTCGCTCGACGGGCTCCACGGTCGGCCCTGCCAGTCCAGGGCTTCAATCGGAGCCGGGCCGTCCATGCCTTCCCAGTAGGGGCAGCCGTCCGGGGTCAGGGCCACGTTGGTGAACAGCGAGTTTGAGTCGACCGTTGCCATCATATTGGGGTTGGTGTGGGAGTTGGTGCCCGGCGCCACGCCAAAAAAGCCGGCCTCCGG harbors:
- a CDS encoding phosphoenolpyruvate carboxykinase (GTP); this encodes MPTPLEQWVEETAAHTKPKRIHWCDGSEQENQRLIEEMIESGTLLELNRKRYPDCYLHRSDPNDVARTEHLTFVNTAKQEDAGPNNNWMPPAQAKDTAGALFAGSMKDRTMYVVPYIMGPQASPYSQLGVEITDSPYVAASMRIMTRMGQAALDRLGSSDTYVKGLHSLGDLSPDRRYIMHFPEERAIWSVGSGYGGNALLGKKCFALRLGSYMAREEGWLAEHMLIIGIEEPSGRTTYIAAAFPSACGKTNLAMLVPSASQHGYKVWTVGDDISWMNIGPDGRLWAINPEAGFFGVAPGTNSHTNPNMMATVDSNSLFTNVALTPDGCPYWEGMDGPAPIEALDWQGRPWSPSSETKAAHPNSRFTTPARQCPVMSPEWESPQGVPISAILFGGRRAGLIPLVFQSLNWQHGVFLGSTMASETTAAATGKVGVIRRDPMAMLPFCGYNMGDYFGHWMDMGTRIANPPKIFRVNWFRMSENLEYLWPGFGENLRALRWVLSRVHGEVEARETEIGYLPYPKDIDTSGLDVTPETMAELLSVDREGWKHATEGQKEFFTQFGDRMPQAMWQEHDSLKRRLGV
- a CDS encoding MBL fold metallo-hydrolase; translation: MAEARIYFKQIEIGPMQNFAYLIGDPDTREALVIDAAWDIPALVNVAQEDGYTISKALVTHYHQDHLGGEFSGHHIQGAAELLEQVKAKVYVHKAEAEFLNRIAGLSDSDLVKVEGGDTTTVGSLEVTFIHTPGHTPGSQCFLIGHNLVAGDTLFINSCGRIDLPGSSPEDMYHSLQTLSKLVDETVLFPGHNYSGQPSDTLGNQKKHNMYLHLTTRSLQEFLSTMGY
- a CDS encoding cob(I)yrinic acid a,c-diamide adenosyltransferase, whose amino-acid sequence is MAIRITKVYTRSGDAGLTKLVGGQQVAKDAARVEAYGTVDELNAVLGLARVFNDDLKDDLKASKELDKIFRRLQNQLFDLGSELATPSDFSYEGMFRVGQREVRALERMIDRLQKDLQALNSFVLPGGGKVGGFLHQARTVCRRAERDIVRLSREEDLSPWPLKYVNRLSDLLFVLSRWVSTHLGEPEYLWERGLRGHDRTKRVSKTRQT